One Myxococcales bacterium genomic region harbors:
- a CDS encoding DUF1778 domain-containing protein, with the protein MNDPARISARVSTATKEELDRFAARRGLKRSFVVEQALLYFIEAGRDLPDEALLPSRSVLDDDAFERIATLLESPPAPTEALRELMRGQGR; encoded by the coding sequence ATGAACGACCCAGCGCGAATTTCGGCAAGGGTTTCCACGGCCACGAAGGAGGAGCTCGATCGCTTCGCGGCGCGCCGCGGGCTCAAGAGAAGCTTCGTGGTCGAGCAAGCGCTGCTGTACTTCATCGAAGCGGGACGGGACCTGCCCGACGAAGCGCTCCTCCCGTCCCGTTCGGTGCTCGACGACGATGCGTTCGAGCGGATCGCTACGCTGCTCGAGTCTCCGCCCGCGCCGACGGAGGCGCTTCGCGAGCTGATGCGCGGTCAAGGCCGTTGA